A single genomic interval of Oncorhynchus clarkii lewisi isolate Uvic-CL-2024 unplaced genomic scaffold, UVic_Ocla_1.0 unplaced_contig_7565_pilon_pilon, whole genome shotgun sequence harbors:
- the LOC139399004 gene encoding enkurin-like has translation MSTTMYPTESIYNLIPREEVKIDREPPRYMSKFRAQVKHEKMLNKPTSKTMGQVKVDLPSPEKYLLKHSKEPKLPEKQPFSYLDDETFKKPQIPAKADNPLMGIHTKKDFVKTNAFENIMAVPKKPQPIYADTKTGDKQLLENSGLLPKYIKKKDFGKTPEYLQHRTEEVRRAQDEYDSFVKEHMRQGTMKQLSEDERNNILQ, from the exons ATGTCGACCACTATGTATCCAACAGAAAGTATTTACAACCTTATTCCAAGGGAGGAGGTTAAAATAGACAGAGAACCACCAAG GTATATGTCAAAGTTTAGGGCACAAGTTAAGCATGAGAAAATGCTGAATAAGCCTACCAGCAAGACTATGGGACAAGTAAAAGTAGACTTGCCCTCTCCAGAGAAATATCTGCTCAAGCACTCCAAGGAACCCAAACTTCCTGAAA AGCAACCATTTTCATATTTGGATGATGAGACTTTCAAAAAACCACAAATACCTGCCAAAGCAGACAACCCACTTATGGGCATTCACACCAAAAAGGACTTTGTAAAGACAAACGCCTTTGAGAACATCATGGCAGTGCCAAAAAAGCCACAGCCTATCTATGCCGACACTAAAACTGGAGACAAACAGCTCCTGGAAAATTCAGGACTACTCCCAAAGTACATCAAGAAAAAG GACTTTGGGAAGACCCCTGAGTACTTGCAGCATCGcactgaggaggtgaggagggctCAGGATGAGTATGACAGCTTTGTCAAGGAACACATGAGACAGGGCACCATGAAACAGCTCTCTGAGGATGAGCGAAACAACATCCTACAG